Proteins encoded in a region of the Gallalistipes aquisgranensis genome:
- the kdsB gene encoding 3-deoxy-manno-octulosonate cytidylyltransferase, with the protein MQFLAIIPARYASSRFPGKPLAEIDGRPMIRRVYERVNRLFSHCYVATDDLRIEEVVKNFGGRVVMTSEKHRSGTDRCGEALEKIETETGIRFDVVVNIQGDEPFVSEEHLTRIKEPFALPGTQIATLVKAFSPSEDIFNPNSPKTVVSATGFALYFSRSAIPHLRGEEQSQWQTRFKYYKHIGMYAYRTDILREIVRLPAGVLEQAESLEQLRWLENGYTIRVAETMTETVAIDTPEDLQRVLDLLK; encoded by the coding sequence ATGCAATTCCTCGCTATCATACCTGCGCGTTACGCGTCGAGCCGTTTCCCCGGCAAACCGCTTGCAGAAATCGACGGCCGGCCGATGATAAGGCGCGTCTACGAACGGGTGAACCGCCTGTTCTCCCATTGCTATGTAGCCACCGACGACCTACGGATCGAAGAGGTCGTAAAAAATTTCGGAGGCAGGGTCGTCATGACCTCCGAGAAACACCGGAGCGGTACGGACCGATGCGGTGAAGCACTCGAAAAAATCGAGACGGAGACAGGTATCCGGTTCGATGTGGTCGTCAACATACAGGGAGACGAACCTTTCGTCTCGGAAGAACACCTGACTAGGATAAAAGAACCGTTCGCCCTTCCCGGCACGCAAATCGCCACCCTCGTCAAGGCATTTTCCCCGTCGGAAGACATTTTCAATCCGAACAGCCCCAAAACGGTAGTGTCCGCCACCGGGTTCGCGCTCTATTTCAGCCGGTCGGCCATTCCTCACCTGCGGGGAGAGGAGCAATCGCAGTGGCAGACACGATTCAAATATTACAAACATATCGGCATGTATGCCTACCGGACGGATATTCTTCGTGAAATCGTCCGTCTCCCTGCCGGAGTGCTGGAACAGGCGGAGTCGCTGGAGCAGCTCCGTTGGCTGGAAAACGGCTATACGATCCGAGTGGCGGAAACCATGACCGAAACGGTAGCCATCGATACGCCCGAAGACCTTCAGAGAGTACTCGACCTGTTAAAATAA
- a CDS encoding acyl-CoA reductase, with protein sequence MIDSREKRIETFVRLGVQLASFGQDAVSGWVVAEACRENAWFTPSDVFRAVEAIRSEMLGEENLRQWISSYPLLPVTRPRNVGLIAAGNIPLVGFFDLLCVLLSGHRCLLKSSSKDRVLMEYVVAQLRQFEPGIPVYPYMGTEPLDAVIATGSDNTNRYFRSRYKGIPALFRGSRASVAVLSGEENDATLDLLAEDIFPYSGLGCRNVSRLLVPGEYDLAALLGRLSEFPVPNPRYRNNYLQRRALLAMQGEPFLDGGFFLMRECDQWPSSVSEITVSRYERVEQIAEWLSSREERIQCVVSALSVHSRAVPFGRAQRPSLTDYPDGADVPVFLSEI encoded by the coding sequence ATGATCGACAGCAGGGAAAAAAGAATAGAGACGTTCGTGCGGCTGGGTGTGCAACTCGCTTCGTTCGGACAGGATGCCGTGAGCGGCTGGGTGGTGGCCGAAGCCTGCCGGGAGAACGCGTGGTTCACTCCGTCCGACGTGTTCCGGGCCGTGGAGGCGATCCGCAGCGAAATGCTTGGCGAGGAAAACCTTCGCCAATGGATAAGCTCTTATCCCCTGCTGCCTGTGACCCGTCCGCGGAATGTAGGGTTGATCGCAGCAGGAAATATTCCATTGGTCGGGTTCTTCGATCTGTTGTGCGTGCTTTTGAGCGGACATCGCTGCCTGCTGAAATCCTCGTCCAAAGACCGGGTACTGATGGAGTACGTCGTCGCGCAGTTACGGCAGTTCGAACCGGGCATTCCCGTGTATCCTTATATGGGGACGGAGCCGCTTGATGCCGTGATCGCCACCGGCAGCGACAACACGAACCGGTATTTCCGGAGCCGCTACAAAGGGATTCCGGCTTTGTTCCGGGGCAGCCGTGCATCCGTGGCCGTACTTTCCGGAGAGGAAAACGATGCGACGCTCGACTTGCTGGCCGAAGACATTTTCCCTTACTCGGGTCTCGGGTGCCGCAATGTCAGCCGGCTGTTGGTACCCGGGGAGTATGATCTTGCCGCATTGCTCGGACGGCTGTCTGAATTCCCGGTTCCGAATCCCCGCTACCGAAACAACTATTTGCAGCGGAGGGCTCTGCTTGCCATGCAGGGCGAACCCTTTCTCGACGGCGGTTTTTTCCTGATGCGGGAGTGCGACCAGTGGCCTTCGTCCGTAAGCGAAATTACTGTTTCCCGTTACGAACGGGTGGAACAGATCGCCGAGTGGCTCTCTTCACGGGAAGAGAGGATACAGTGCGTGGTGAGTGCCTTGTCCGTCCATTCCCGTGCAGTGCCTTTCGGCCGGGCTCAGCGTCCTTCTCTGACGGATTATCCTGATGGAGCGGACGTTCCGGTGTTTTTGTCGGAAATATAG
- the miaA gene encoding tRNA (adenosine(37)-N6)-dimethylallyltransferase MiaA — translation MTTNIKTLVVILGPTGSGKTDLSIRVARHFGAPILSVDSRQVYRGMAVGTAQPDTEQLAAVPHYFIADREVTSSFSCGDFEQEALTLLRKLFGTHDVVVAVGGSGLYIDALCDGMDDLPPVDTALRNRLVEQVGREGLAPLLRELERLDPDYYVSVDRNNPQRVVRAVEVCLQSGRPYSSFRRRACARRDFRTIKIGTALPREVLYGRINRRVDAMMAAGLEREARNLYPHKELNALRTVGYRELFDYFDGKGTLEEAVELIKRNTRRYAKRQLTWFRRDGSILWVDPSDTEVVISRIEGVWGNR, via the coding sequence ATGACGACGAATATTAAGACGCTCGTCGTAATTCTCGGGCCTACCGGTTCGGGTAAGACCGATCTGAGCATCCGTGTGGCCCGGCATTTCGGCGCTCCGATTCTCTCCGTCGATTCCCGGCAGGTCTATCGAGGGATGGCTGTCGGCACGGCGCAGCCCGATACGGAACAACTGGCAGCCGTACCCCACTATTTCATCGCCGACCGGGAGGTGACTTCCTCTTTTTCCTGCGGCGATTTCGAACAGGAGGCGCTGACCTTGTTGCGGAAATTGTTCGGGACGCACGATGTCGTGGTGGCCGTCGGGGGATCGGGCCTCTATATAGACGCATTGTGCGACGGTATGGACGATTTGCCTCCGGTCGATACGGCTTTGCGGAACCGGCTTGTCGAACAGGTCGGCCGGGAGGGACTCGCTCCCCTGCTCCGGGAGTTGGAGCGTCTCGATCCGGACTATTATGTCTCGGTTGACCGGAACAATCCCCAGCGGGTCGTGCGGGCGGTGGAAGTTTGCCTGCAGAGCGGAAGACCCTATTCTTCGTTTCGCAGGAGAGCGTGTGCGCGACGCGATTTCCGGACGATAAAGATCGGAACCGCCCTGCCGCGGGAGGTGCTTTACGGAAGGATCAATCGCAGGGTGGATGCCATGATGGCGGCCGGATTGGAACGGGAGGCCCGGAATCTCTATCCGCACAAGGAGTTGAACGCTCTCCGGACAGTAGGTTACCGGGAGCTATTCGACTATTTTGACGGGAAAGGCACGTTGGAGGAGGCTGTGGAACTGATCAAACGCAATACCCGCCGTTATGCCAAACGACAGCTTACCTGGTTTCGGCGCGACGGGTCGATCCTGTGGGTCGATCCGTCTGATACGGAGGTGGTTATCTCTCGGATAGAAGGGGTTTGGGGAAACCGCTGA
- the trpB gene encoding tryptophan synthase subunit beta, with the protein MKMDYNVSEDGYYGEFGGAYIPEILHANVEKLKAACRTYLDDEAFKKEFYGLLRDYVGRPSPLYYARRLSEKYGAKVYLKREDLNHTGAHKINNTIGQILLARRMGKTRIIAETGAGQHGVASATVCALMNMPCVVYMGETDIRRQRLNVQKMEMLGAEVRSVTSGNKTLKDATNEAIRDWCCHPEDTHYIIGSTVGPHPYPDMVARFQSVISEEIGRQLQEKEGRSYPDYLIACVGGGSNAAGTFYHYLNDERVKLVEAEAAGLGIDTDRSAATIHLGRKGIIHGARTLVMQTPDGQITEPYSISAGLDYPGIGPVHANLAARGRAEVFAVTDTQAVDAAFELTSLEGIIPALESAHALAVLGLKKFRPDEVVVITVSGRGDKDMETYIQLFQTRKTDKR; encoded by the coding sequence ATGAAAATGGATTACAACGTAAGCGAAGACGGTTATTACGGAGAGTTCGGCGGCGCCTATATTCCCGAGATTCTCCATGCCAATGTGGAAAAACTGAAGGCAGCCTGCCGGACCTATCTGGACGACGAGGCGTTCAAGAAAGAGTTTTACGGTTTGCTACGCGATTATGTAGGACGTCCCTCACCGCTCTACTATGCTCGGCGTCTCTCCGAAAAATACGGCGCGAAAGTCTATCTCAAACGGGAGGACCTGAACCATACCGGGGCACATAAGATCAACAATACGATCGGTCAGATTCTGCTTGCGCGTCGTATGGGGAAGACCCGCATCATCGCCGAAACAGGGGCCGGTCAGCACGGCGTGGCTTCGGCGACGGTATGTGCCCTGATGAATATGCCCTGCGTGGTTTACATGGGGGAAACGGACATCCGTCGCCAGCGGCTCAACGTGCAGAAGATGGAAATGCTCGGAGCCGAGGTACGTTCCGTGACCAGCGGCAACAAGACGCTCAAGGATGCCACCAACGAAGCGATCCGCGACTGGTGCTGTCATCCGGAAGATACCCACTATATTATCGGGTCGACTGTGGGGCCACACCCCTATCCTGACATGGTGGCCCGCTTCCAGTCGGTCATCAGCGAGGAGATCGGACGCCAGTTGCAGGAGAAGGAGGGACGCAGTTACCCGGACTATCTGATCGCCTGCGTGGGCGGGGGAAGCAATGCTGCCGGTACGTTCTACCATTACTTGAACGACGAGCGGGTGAAGCTGGTCGAGGCCGAAGCCGCCGGATTGGGAATCGACACCGACCGGTCGGCTGCCACGATCCATCTGGGCAGGAAAGGGATCATTCACGGAGCCCGTACATTGGTAATGCAGACACCGGACGGTCAGATCACGGAGCCCTACTCCATTTCGGCCGGACTGGACTATCCCGGTATCGGCCCCGTCCATGCGAACCTGGCGGCCCGAGGACGCGCCGAGGTCTTCGCCGTAACCGATACGCAGGCTGTGGATGCCGCATTCGAACTCACTTCGTTGGAAGGGATCATTCCCGCCCTCGAATCCGCCCATGCGCTGGCCGTACTCGGACTGAAAAAATTCCGCCCCGACGAGGTGGTGGTGATTACCGTCTCCGGCCGCGGCGACAAGGATATGGAGACCTATATTCAACTGTTCCAAACGAGAAAAACGGATAAACGATGA
- a CDS encoding anthranilate synthase component I family protein: protein MKTRINTTGRTLLADLQTPVGIYLKVRDLYPESALLESSDYHSSENSFSFIGVEPIARFGVREGKITEQLPDGTIRQYDVSPERTVAGALHDFIREFDVQGDGGPANGFFGYTAYDAVRYFEDIPVGKKDGQAEGVPEMTYILYRYVIAVNHLRNEMTVTENLCEGWRSGVEELLSVLGSRNFPSYDFHPAGEVSSPVGDEEYEEMVRQGIARCLRGDVFQIVLSRSFRQHYRGDDFKVYRALRSINPSPYLFYFDFGSYRIFGSSPETHVKIENGKATIDPIAGTICRSGDDRKDMELAHRLLSDPKENAEHVMLVDLARNDLSRNAREVEVTAYKEIQYYSHVIHMVSRVSGRVPEGTNPVRLFADTFPAGTLSGAPKVRAMQLIEELEPHSRGVYGGCIGHIGFDGNLNQAITIRTFLSKNNTLYFQAGAGIVAKSSPENELQEVNNKLGALRRAIEIAAELKN from the coding sequence ATGAAAACACGGATCAACACGACCGGCCGGACTTTGCTGGCCGATTTGCAAACCCCGGTGGGAATCTATCTCAAGGTACGCGATTTGTATCCTGAGTCGGCCCTGTTGGAGAGTTCGGATTATCACTCCAGCGAAAACAGTTTTTCCTTCATCGGGGTCGAACCGATCGCCCGTTTCGGCGTTCGGGAAGGGAAAATTACGGAACAACTGCCCGACGGCACGATCCGTCAGTATGACGTCTCGCCGGAACGGACTGTGGCCGGTGCACTCCATGATTTTATCCGGGAGTTCGACGTGCAGGGTGACGGCGGACCTGCGAATGGGTTTTTCGGATACACGGCTTACGATGCGGTGCGCTATTTCGAGGACATACCGGTCGGGAAAAAGGACGGCCAGGCGGAGGGTGTGCCCGAGATGACCTACATTCTCTATCGTTATGTCATAGCGGTCAATCATCTTCGCAATGAAATGACCGTGACCGAAAACCTGTGCGAGGGCTGGAGAAGCGGCGTGGAAGAGTTGTTGTCGGTATTGGGCAGCCGGAATTTCCCCTCCTACGATTTTCATCCGGCCGGAGAGGTTTCGTCTCCTGTCGGAGACGAGGAATACGAGGAGATGGTGCGACAGGGTATCGCCCGCTGTCTGCGGGGAGATGTCTTCCAAATCGTCCTTTCACGGAGTTTCCGCCAGCATTACCGGGGCGACGATTTCAAGGTTTACCGGGCATTGCGCTCGATCAATCCGTCACCCTATCTCTTCTATTTCGATTTCGGTTCCTATCGTATTTTCGGTTCATCGCCCGAGACGCACGTGAAGATCGAAAACGGAAAGGCCACGATCGACCCGATTGCCGGAACCATCTGCCGCAGCGGCGACGACCGGAAAGATATGGAACTGGCACACCGTCTGCTGTCCGATCCGAAAGAGAATGCCGAGCACGTGATGCTGGTCGATCTGGCCCGCAATGATCTGAGCCGCAATGCCCGCGAGGTGGAAGTGACTGCCTATAAGGAGATCCAGTACTACTCGCACGTGATTCACATGGTGTCACGGGTGAGCGGCCGTGTGCCCGAGGGAACGAATCCTGTCAGGCTTTTCGCCGATACGTTTCCGGCCGGCACGCTTTCCGGAGCGCCGAAGGTGCGGGCCATGCAGTTGATCGAAGAGTTGGAGCCGCACAGCCGGGGCGTTTACGGCGGTTGTATCGGACATATCGGATTCGACGGCAATCTGAATCAGGCGATCACGATCCGCACGTTCCTCAGCAAGAACAACACTTTGTATTTCCAGGCCGGAGCGGGTATCGTGGCCAAATCCTCCCCGGAAAACGAATTGCAGGAGGTGAACAATAAACTCGGGGCCTTGCGCCGGGCGATCGAAATAGCTGCGGAACTTAAAAATTGA
- a CDS encoding anthranilate synthase component II → MKLLVFDNYDSFTYNLVQLIREAGCDDITVARNDRIALEEVARYDKIVLSPGPGVPTESGMLLPLIREYAASKSILGVCLGEQAIGEAFGARLENLSEVYHGVATSVKVVADDSLFSGLESVFEAGRYHSWVVSREGFPADTLRVTAEDEQGRIMALAHRVYDVRGVQFHPESVLTPQGAAMIANWVDM, encoded by the coding sequence ATGAAACTGTTGGTTTTCGATAATTACGACTCCTTTACCTATAATTTGGTGCAGTTGATCCGGGAAGCCGGTTGTGATGACATAACCGTGGCGCGTAATGACCGGATCGCTTTGGAAGAGGTCGCCCGTTATGACAAGATCGTTCTTTCGCCCGGGCCGGGTGTGCCGACCGAAAGCGGGATGTTGCTTCCTCTGATCCGGGAATATGCCGCGTCGAAAAGCATTCTCGGTGTCTGCCTCGGCGAACAGGCGATCGGTGAAGCATTCGGCGCCCGACTGGAGAATCTGTCGGAAGTGTATCACGGGGTGGCCACTTCCGTTAAAGTTGTGGCGGACGATTCTCTTTTCTCCGGCCTGGAATCCGTTTTCGAAGCCGGCCGCTATCACTCCTGGGTCGTGTCCCGTGAGGGTTTTCCTGCCGATACGCTTCGTGTCACGGCCGAAGACGAGCAGGGCCGGATCATGGCGTTGGCTCACCGGGTCTATGACGTGCGGGGCGTACAGTTTCATCCCGAATCGGTTCTGACGCCGCAGGGGGCCGCGATGATTGCTAATTGGGTGGACATGTAA
- the trpD gene encoding anthranilate phosphoribosyltransferase: MKQLLYRLFEHNCLDRQEACNVLLRMARGEYNESQIAAFITVFLMRSITIDELAGFRDALLEMRVPVDLAEYDAIDIVGTGGDNKNTFNISTAACFVVAGAGYNVVKHGNYGSTSVSGASNVIEAHGVKFTRDADVMRRSLDACHMAYLHAQFFNPALKAVAPVRKALGVRTFFNMLGPLVNPTLPRRQLLGVYNLKLGRLYDYLYQQSGIDFTIVNSLDGYDEISLTSEFKYFDNCGEGVFSPEDLGFVRAGECDLFGGATVAEAAAIFDRVLAGTATRAQTDAVIANAAFAIHTIDRTLPLSDCIAAARESIVGGKAERALKKFIEINS, encoded by the coding sequence ATGAAACAGTTGTTGTACAGACTTTTCGAACATAACTGTCTCGACCGTCAGGAGGCGTGCAACGTGCTGTTGCGCATGGCCCGGGGCGAGTACAATGAAAGTCAGATCGCCGCCTTTATCACGGTGTTTCTGATGCGCAGCATCACGATCGACGAATTGGCCGGATTCCGTGACGCCCTGCTTGAAATGAGGGTCCCGGTCGATCTGGCGGAATACGACGCCATCGACATCGTAGGTACGGGCGGGGATAACAAGAATACGTTCAATATCTCGACGGCGGCCTGCTTCGTTGTAGCCGGAGCCGGATACAACGTAGTGAAACACGGTAATTACGGCTCGACCTCCGTGAGCGGTGCCTCGAATGTGATCGAAGCTCACGGAGTGAAGTTCACCCGTGATGCGGATGTGATGCGTCGTTCTCTGGATGCCTGCCACATGGCCTACCTCCATGCCCAGTTTTTCAATCCGGCCCTCAAGGCGGTGGCTCCGGTCAGAAAGGCACTTGGGGTCAGAACGTTTTTCAATATGCTGGGACCGCTGGTTAACCCCACCCTGCCCCGCCGCCAGTTGCTGGGGGTATACAATTTGAAACTGGGACGTCTTTACGATTATCTGTATCAGCAGAGCGGTATTGACTTCACGATCGTCAACTCACTCGACGGATACGACGAAATTTCGCTCACTTCCGAGTTCAAATATTTTGACAACTGCGGCGAGGGCGTCTTCTCTCCGGAAGACCTCGGATTTGTCCGTGCCGGGGAATGTGACCTTTTCGGTGGTGCCACAGTGGCGGAGGCTGCGGCTATTTTCGACCGGGTGCTGGCCGGTACGGCCACACGGGCGCAGACCGATGCCGTGATCGCCAATGCTGCTTTTGCGATTCATACGATCGACCGTACGCTTCCTCTCTCCGATTGTATCGCTGCCGCCCGTGAGTCGATCGTCGGAGGGAAAGCGGAACGAGCCCTGAAAAAATTCATTGAAATCAACTCCTGA
- the trpC gene encoding indole-3-glycerol phosphate synthase TrpC, producing MMNILDTIIASKRREVALRKAECPFGVLSKRVESLCGSVMSGRSFRSALLHSDSGIIAEFKRKSPSRGFIKRDAEVSVIAEGYARSGASAMSVLTDGPFFGGTLEDLRMARRTVDLPLLRKDFIVDEYQVFEAKAAGADAILLIAAALSPGEVQGLARTARELGLEVLLEIHREEELDHLCEEADVVGINNRDLATFVTDTARSLQLAERIPARFVKISESGISVPETVKELRKAGFRGFLMGENFMKEPDPAAALKNFIEVL from the coding sequence ATCATGAATATTCTCGATACGATCATTGCTTCCAAACGGCGGGAAGTGGCTCTCCGAAAAGCGGAATGCCCCTTCGGGGTGTTGTCGAAAAGGGTGGAGTCTCTATGTGGGTCTGTAATGTCGGGCCGCTCGTTCCGGAGCGCACTGTTGCATTCAGATTCCGGGATTATTGCCGAGTTCAAGCGTAAATCGCCTTCCAGGGGATTCATCAAACGGGATGCAGAGGTCTCGGTAATTGCTGAGGGATATGCCCGTTCCGGCGCTTCCGCCATGTCGGTACTGACCGATGGTCCCTTTTTCGGCGGGACGCTCGAAGATTTGCGTATGGCTCGCCGGACCGTAGACCTGCCTCTGCTCAGGAAAGATTTCATCGTAGACGAATACCAGGTTTTCGAAGCGAAAGCGGCCGGTGCCGATGCGATATTGCTGATCGCCGCAGCTCTCTCTCCCGGAGAGGTGCAGGGGCTGGCACGAACGGCCCGGGAGTTGGGGCTGGAGGTGCTGCTGGAGATTCATCGGGAAGAGGAACTGGATCATCTGTGCGAAGAGGCGGATGTGGTGGGTATCAATAACCGCGATCTGGCCACGTTTGTCACCGATACGGCCCGTTCGTTGCAATTGGCGGAACGGATTCCTGCACGGTTCGTGAAAATATCGGAAAGCGGCATTTCCGTACCGGAAACCGTGAAGGAGCTGCGCAAGGCCGGTTTCCGGGGGTTTCTGATGGGGGAAAATTTCATGAAAGAGCCCGATCCGGCGGCCGCATTGAAAAATTTCATCGAAGTCTTATGA
- a CDS encoding phosphoribosylanthranilate isomerase encodes MRPALKVCGMRDADNIASVAALAPDYLGFIFYGRSPRYVGEMPSETLRKVPSSICKVGVFVDSAPEYIRETVDRYGLDMVQLHGGESLRLCREIRKMCPVIKAFRVRQPADLRSVVKYAGVCDFFLFDTPADGFGGSGRQFDWSVLSDFESPLPFFLSGGIGPGDADRIGLFGHPALAAVDVNSRFETAPGVKDVALLAEFIRKMNSK; translated from the coding sequence ATGAGACCGGCCTTGAAAGTATGCGGCATGAGGGACGCAGACAATATCGCATCGGTGGCAGCCCTCGCCCCGGACTATCTGGGTTTTATCTTTTACGGGCGCTCTCCCCGTTATGTCGGGGAAATGCCTTCCGAAACGCTTCGGAAGGTTCCCTCTTCGATATGTAAGGTCGGGGTTTTCGTCGATTCCGCTCCTGAGTACATTCGGGAAACTGTTGACCGTTACGGATTGGACATGGTTCAGCTGCACGGCGGCGAATCGCTCCGGTTATGCCGGGAGATTCGAAAAATGTGTCCGGTTATCAAAGCCTTTCGTGTCCGGCAGCCGGCCGATCTACGCTCCGTGGTGAAATATGCCGGAGTATGCGATTTCTTTTTGTTTGATACGCCTGCCGATGGGTTCGGCGGTTCCGGCAGACAGTTCGACTGGTCGGTGCTTTCCGATTTCGAAAGTCCCCTTCCGTTTTTCCTCAGCGGCGGGATCGGGCCCGGCGATGCGGACCGGATCGGACTGTTCGGTCATCCGGCTCTGGCGGCCGTAGATGTGAACAGCCGGTTCGAGACGGCGCCCGGGGTGAAGGACGTTGCGCTGCTGGCGGAATTCATTCGAAAGATGAACTCGAAATAA
- the trpA gene encoding tryptophan synthase subunit alpha — MNRIEKLFNEKGRNILSVYFTAGYPHRDDTVTVVRELAARGVDMIEVGIPFSDPMADGPVIQDSSTVALRNGMTLTRLFGQLENIRQETDIPLILMGYLNPIMQYGVENFCRSCREVGMDGVIVPDLPFRDYLEDYKPVGDRYGLKFIMLITPETSEERIRLIDAHTDGFIYMVSTASTTGTRESFDKKTRDYFSRIDAMGLKNPRLIGFGISNRATLEDARTYAAGAIVGSAFVRLLGSESSVPAAVDSLMSRLGK; from the coding sequence ATGAATCGAATAGAGAAACTTTTCAATGAAAAGGGACGGAATATTCTTTCCGTCTATTTCACGGCGGGCTACCCGCATCGGGACGATACGGTGACCGTGGTCCGGGAGTTGGCTGCCCGGGGAGTCGATATGATCGAAGTCGGTATTCCCTTTTCCGATCCGATGGCGGACGGACCTGTGATTCAGGATAGCAGCACGGTAGCGCTGCGTAACGGAATGACGCTTACCCGGCTTTTCGGCCAGTTGGAGAACATCCGGCAAGAAACGGATATTCCGTTGATTCTGATGGGATATCTGAATCCGATCATGCAGTATGGTGTGGAGAATTTCTGCCGGAGTTGCCGGGAGGTCGGTATGGATGGAGTGATCGTTCCCGATCTGCCTTTCCGGGACTATCTGGAAGATTACAAGCCTGTCGGCGACCGGTACGGCCTCAAGTTTATCATGCTCATCACACCGGAGACTTCCGAAGAGCGAATCCGGCTGATCGATGCGCATACGGACGGTTTCATCTATATGGTCTCCACGGCGTCGACGACCGGAACCCGGGAAAGTTTCGACAAAAAGACCAGGGATTATTTCAGCCGGATCGACGCTATGGGATTGAAGAACCCCCGTCTGATCGGGTTCGGCATTTCGAACAGGGCAACGCTGGAAGATGCCCGGACCTATGCCGCCGGGGCGATCGTAGGCAGTGCGTTCGTCCGTCTGCTGGGCAGCGAGTCATCCGTACCTGCCGCCGTAGATAGTCTGATGTCCCGGCTCGGGAAGTGA